A single Streptomyces sannanensis DNA region contains:
- a CDS encoding flavodoxin family protein yields MTASAPATGSPPARYDDLRAMVINCTLKRSPEQSNTQGLVDRSTAIMNAQGVHVDVVRAVDHDIATGVWPDMTEHGWQTDAWPTLYEQVMAADILVLAGPIWLGDNSSVMKQVIERLYACSSLLNKAGQYAYYGRVGGCLITGNEDGVKHCAMNVLYSLQHLGYTIPPQADAGWIGEAGPGPSYLDPGSGGPENDFTNRNTTFMTWNLLHLARALKDLGGIPAYGNQRTAWDAGCRRDYENPEHR; encoded by the coding sequence GTGACCGCTTCGGCTCCCGCCACCGGCTCACCGCCCGCCCGGTACGACGACCTGCGCGCCATGGTGATCAACTGCACTCTCAAGCGGTCCCCGGAGCAGAGCAACACCCAGGGACTCGTCGACCGCAGCACCGCCATCATGAACGCACAAGGCGTCCACGTGGACGTCGTGCGGGCCGTGGACCACGACATCGCCACCGGCGTCTGGCCGGACATGACGGAACACGGCTGGCAGACCGACGCCTGGCCGACGCTGTACGAGCAGGTGATGGCCGCAGACATCCTCGTGCTGGCCGGACCCATCTGGCTGGGCGACAACAGCTCCGTGATGAAGCAGGTCATCGAACGTCTCTACGCCTGCTCCAGCCTTCTCAACAAGGCGGGCCAGTACGCCTATTACGGCCGGGTCGGCGGCTGCCTGATCACCGGCAACGAGGACGGCGTCAAGCACTGCGCGATGAACGTCCTCTACAGCCTTCAGCACCTCGGCTACACCATCCCTCCCCAAGCCGACGCCGGATGGATCGGCGAGGCCGGCCCCGGCCCCTCCTACCTCGACCCCGGCTCCGGCGGCCCCGAGAACGACTTCACCAACCGCAACACCACCTTCATGACCTGGAACCTGCTGCACCTGGCCCGAGCGCTCAAGGACCTCGGCGGCATTCCCGCCTACGGCAATCAGCGCACCGCCTGGGACGCCGGTTGCCGCCGCGACTACGAGAACCCCGAGCACCGATAG